A portion of the Girardinichthys multiradiatus isolate DD_20200921_A chromosome 23, DD_fGirMul_XY1, whole genome shotgun sequence genome contains these proteins:
- the f9a gene encoding coagulation factor IXa isoform X1, whose translation MAQIVSVGFTLNIRMDRVFFLWLLLDFRLGSGAPSPVFLSKKTADVVLRRHKRFNNAVFEEFLQGNLERECLEEKCNLEEAREIFENDQKTMEFWSGYVDANQCTSSPCLNQGSCKDHLGHYTCTCVSGFTGKNCEIVVVKRCDVNNGDCMHFCGTLGSFGVKCFCATGYKLMPDGVSCEATVDFPCGRTPPNAVSPFKRSFNIHGHLNHLNTTSLTNMTSTRSSPTAEPVLATDDYDGFGQNQSLSDPPLLESNHSEILSEESPRPFKRIVGGKAVAAGEIPWQVGLIAYPSGVLFCGGSILSERWVITAAHCLKEAQGSFLVRVGEHNTDIKEGREQDYEVLEERIHPRYNATLNLYNHDIALVHLKTPISFSATVRPICIGPMAFIEALLQQSSSATVSGWGRTRFLGPASNILQKIEVPFIDQTQCKKSSNERITPVMFCAGYYDEYRDACQGDSGGPHTNSFHGTWFLTGIVSWGEECAKEGKYGVYTRVSVYYSWIKHIMSVTKRRLAFDVEYTDS comes from the exons ATGGCCCAAATTGTTTCTGTTGGATTTACACTAAATATTAGGATGGAtcgagttttttttttgtggctgcTTTTGGACTTTCGCCTTGGCTCTGGAG ctccgAGCCCAGTATTTCTCTCCAAGAAGACAGCTGACGTTGTCCTCAGGAGACACAAACGTTTCAATAATGCGGTGTTTGAGGAGTTTCTGCAGGGAAACTTGGAAAGAGAATGTTTAGAAGAAAAATGTAACCTGGAAGAGGCCAGGGAGATATTTGAGAATGATCAAAAGACT ATGGAGTTCTGGTCAGGATATGTAG ATGCCAATCAGTGCACCTCAAGTCCTTGTCTGAACCAGGGGTCGTGCAAAGACCACCTCGGCCACTACACCTGCACATGTGTGTCTGGCTTCACAGGCAAAAACTGTGAGATTG TCGTAGTAAAAAGATGTGATGTAAACAATGGAGACTGTATGCACTTCTGTGGCACGTTGGGAAGTTTTGGGGTGAAATGCTTCTGCGCGACAGGATATAAGTTGATGCCAGATGGGGTCAGCTGTGAAGCAACAG TTGACTTCCCCTGTGGGAGAACTCCACCAAATGCTGTGAGCCCATTCAAAAGATCGTTCAACATCCATGGGCATTTAAACCACCTGAACACCACGTCATTAACCAATATGACGTCTACTAGATCCTCACCTACAGCAGAGCCAGTTTTGGCAACAGATGACTATGATGGCTTTGGTCAGAATCAGTCTCTAAGTGACCCGCCCTTGTTGGAATCCAATCACTCTGAAATCCTCTCTGAAGAGTCACCAAGACCTTTCAAACGTATAGTTGGTGGGAAGGCAGTCGCTGCAGGAGAGATCCCATGGCAG GTTGGTCTGATAGCATATCCCAGTGGTGTGTTATTTTGTGGGGGCTCCATCCTCTCAGAGCGCTGGGTTATCACTGCTGCTCATTGTCTGAAGGAGGCACAAGGCTCCTTCTTGGTCAGAGTGG GGGAGCATAACACTGATATCAAGGAGGGCAGAGAGCAGGACTATGAGGTGTTGGAGGAACGAATACACCCACGTTACAACGCAACTTTAAACTTGTACAACCACGACATTGCCCTGGTGCATCTCAAAACCCCCATCAGCTTCTCAGCAACAGTCCGACCAATCTGCATTGGACCGATGGCTTTCATCGAGGCCTTGCTGCAGCAATCTTCCTCGGCTACAGTGAGCGGCTGGGGCCGCACACGCTTTCTCGGACCCGCTTCTAACATCCTGCAGAAGATTGAGGTCCCCTTTATTGATCAGACACAGTGTAAGAAAAGTAGCAATGAAAGGATCACTCCTGTCATGTTTTGTGCCGGATACTATGATGAGTACAGAGATGCCTGCCAGGGCGACAGCGGAGGCCCTCACACAAACAGCTTTCATGGCACTTGGTTCCTGACGGGGATTGTGAGTTGGGGGGAGGAATGTGCCAAAGAAGGGAAGTACGGCGTGTACACCCGGGTGTCTGTTTATTATAGCTGGATAAAGCATATTATGAGTGTAACTAAACGCAGACTGGCTTTCGATGTGGAATACACAGATTCATGA
- the f9a gene encoding coagulation factor IXa isoform X2: MAQIVSVGFTLNIRMDRVFFLWLLLDFRLGSGAPSPVFLSKKTADVVLRRHKRFNNAVFEEFLQGNLERECLEEKCNLEEAREIFENDQKTMEFWSGYVDANQCTSSPCLNQGSCKDHLGHYTCTCVSGFTGKNCEIVDFPCGRTPPNAVSPFKRSFNIHGHLNHLNTTSLTNMTSTRSSPTAEPVLATDDYDGFGQNQSLSDPPLLESNHSEILSEESPRPFKRIVGGKAVAAGEIPWQVGLIAYPSGVLFCGGSILSERWVITAAHCLKEAQGSFLVRVGEHNTDIKEGREQDYEVLEERIHPRYNATLNLYNHDIALVHLKTPISFSATVRPICIGPMAFIEALLQQSSSATVSGWGRTRFLGPASNILQKIEVPFIDQTQCKKSSNERITPVMFCAGYYDEYRDACQGDSGGPHTNSFHGTWFLTGIVSWGEECAKEGKYGVYTRVSVYYSWIKHIMSVTKRRLAFDVEYTDS, encoded by the exons ATGGCCCAAATTGTTTCTGTTGGATTTACACTAAATATTAGGATGGAtcgagttttttttttgtggctgcTTTTGGACTTTCGCCTTGGCTCTGGAG ctccgAGCCCAGTATTTCTCTCCAAGAAGACAGCTGACGTTGTCCTCAGGAGACACAAACGTTTCAATAATGCGGTGTTTGAGGAGTTTCTGCAGGGAAACTTGGAAAGAGAATGTTTAGAAGAAAAATGTAACCTGGAAGAGGCCAGGGAGATATTTGAGAATGATCAAAAGACT ATGGAGTTCTGGTCAGGATATGTAG ATGCCAATCAGTGCACCTCAAGTCCTTGTCTGAACCAGGGGTCGTGCAAAGACCACCTCGGCCACTACACCTGCACATGTGTGTCTGGCTTCACAGGCAAAAACTGTGAGATTG TTGACTTCCCCTGTGGGAGAACTCCACCAAATGCTGTGAGCCCATTCAAAAGATCGTTCAACATCCATGGGCATTTAAACCACCTGAACACCACGTCATTAACCAATATGACGTCTACTAGATCCTCACCTACAGCAGAGCCAGTTTTGGCAACAGATGACTATGATGGCTTTGGTCAGAATCAGTCTCTAAGTGACCCGCCCTTGTTGGAATCCAATCACTCTGAAATCCTCTCTGAAGAGTCACCAAGACCTTTCAAACGTATAGTTGGTGGGAAGGCAGTCGCTGCAGGAGAGATCCCATGGCAG GTTGGTCTGATAGCATATCCCAGTGGTGTGTTATTTTGTGGGGGCTCCATCCTCTCAGAGCGCTGGGTTATCACTGCTGCTCATTGTCTGAAGGAGGCACAAGGCTCCTTCTTGGTCAGAGTGG GGGAGCATAACACTGATATCAAGGAGGGCAGAGAGCAGGACTATGAGGTGTTGGAGGAACGAATACACCCACGTTACAACGCAACTTTAAACTTGTACAACCACGACATTGCCCTGGTGCATCTCAAAACCCCCATCAGCTTCTCAGCAACAGTCCGACCAATCTGCATTGGACCGATGGCTTTCATCGAGGCCTTGCTGCAGCAATCTTCCTCGGCTACAGTGAGCGGCTGGGGCCGCACACGCTTTCTCGGACCCGCTTCTAACATCCTGCAGAAGATTGAGGTCCCCTTTATTGATCAGACACAGTGTAAGAAAAGTAGCAATGAAAGGATCACTCCTGTCATGTTTTGTGCCGGATACTATGATGAGTACAGAGATGCCTGCCAGGGCGACAGCGGAGGCCCTCACACAAACAGCTTTCATGGCACTTGGTTCCTGACGGGGATTGTGAGTTGGGGGGAGGAATGTGCCAAAGAAGGGAAGTACGGCGTGTACACCCGGGTGTCTGTTTATTATAGCTGGATAAAGCATATTATGAGTGTAACTAAACGCAGACTGGCTTTCGATGTGGAATACACAGATTCATGA